DNA sequence from the Myxococcales bacterium genome:
CGACGTTCAGCAACATATACAACGCGATCACGATAATGACGCCCTTGATGCTCGAGCGCGCTACGGCTCCGGCGCCACCCTCGATTTCGCCGGTAAAGTAAGCCGCATAAAGCCAACCGTCGTAGGTAAAAATGATTGTTGCGAGCATCAGGCTCCAACCACTGAGCCCTGTATTCGCGGGCATCAATACCGTGGCACTGATAACCGGTGCTTCTACAAAAAACAAAAACAGCGCCAGTCCGAGGACAACTAGTCCTATCGCCGCCGTCATAAACTCCTGAATAACGGCACCCAAGGCGATTCCGCGCAACTGAAAGACGGCGAACACCGTAGTCACGATGATAGACAGCGCCGTACGCCATGCCGCCGCTTCAGGAAATAGAATCGCAACAAACTCCAGTATGACGACCGCCTTGAGGGCGATGTCTGCGGCGTAACTCAGCCAGTCAACCCAGCCAATTACGAATCCAGGGTACGGTCCAAATGCTCGGCGAATGAGTGGATAGGTACCGCCGGAGCGCGGCGTCATGCCAACCAATTCGGCGGCTACAGCAGTGGTCAATAGAACGAACAAGCCGCCAAACAACCAAAGTGCAAGGTAGAAAAAAGGGTCAGGAATGACCTCTGCGATTTCACCAGGGCCGCGCAAGATGCCGAGACCAATGATGCCGCCAATCGTAACAGCAAGTACGAATTTGGTGGGCAGTGCCCGCTTCAGATCTTGCTCTGTCACGTT
Encoded proteins:
- a CDS encoding APC family permease, producing the protein MTEQDLKRALPTKFVLAVTIGGIIGLGILRGPGEIAEVIPDPFFYLALWLFGGLFVLLTTAVAAELVGMTPRSGGTYPLIRRAFGPYPGFVIGWVDWLSYAADIALKAVVILEFVAILFPEAAAWRTALSIIVTTVFAVFQLRGIALGAVIQEFMTAAIGLVVLGLALFLFFVEAPVISATVLMPANTGLSGWSLMLATIIFTYDGWLYAAYFTGEIEGGAGAVARSSIKGVIIVIALYMLLNVAMVKSVGLAALAGSDLALAHALELVASPAVGNAVVVVAIVILLSHQNLGYMGAPRVLHALAVDGFAAQRAQKVGKGGNPLFAVLATWLLAIGLISLGGFESLLLLCVFFYVPLYLALIIGVLILRKREPDTERPFRAWGHPYSTIVCLIGWALVTLFQAYAERETAVYAVAMTAVSWPVYRYLVRK